A single genomic interval of Chlorogloeopsis sp. ULAP01 harbors:
- the folB gene encoding dihydroneopterin aldolase, which translates to MDCIHVTGIRAYGYTGYLPEEQVLGQWFEVDVKLWLDLNSAAKSDAIADTVDYRRTITLVQDLIKTSKFALIERLVSTIADTILQECEQLTQVQVILSKPAAPIPDFDGKISIEVTRTKPHV; encoded by the coding sequence ATGGACTGTATTCATGTAACGGGTATTCGTGCCTATGGCTACACTGGGTATTTGCCAGAAGAACAAGTTTTAGGACAATGGTTTGAGGTAGATGTCAAGTTATGGCTAGATCTAAACTCTGCTGCGAAAAGTGATGCGATCGCAGATACAGTAGACTACCGCCGCACGATCACCTTGGTGCAAGATCTAATCAAGACATCAAAATTTGCTTTAATCGAACGATTAGTAAGTACAATTGCAGACACTATCTTGCAAGAGTGCGAGCAACTCACTCAAGTTCAAGTTATTCTTAGTAAACCTGCTGCACCCATTCCTGATTTTGATGGCAAAATTAGCATTGAAGTGACTAGAACAAAGCCTCATGTGTAG
- a CDS encoding serine hydrolase — MKLRFFLLSVISILLLSSPAKAARLESWRFDPSQNQLNLTTDSGVKPKAFLINNPTRLVIDLPGTHLKSDTIRQSFSSAVREIRIGKVDSKTTRIVVELAPGYTVSPDKLLIKGDSSSHWVVQFSSIERVAVKNSLDSVSHTKSTEQQTPVLIGDNLTFAGVVSLGKEISQLNSQVKALMTRYSYLQPGMFFLDLETGNYLDINGEKIFPAASTIKFPILIALFQEIDAGRVKLNDTLVMRRDLMTGGSGTMRYKRPGSKFSLLETATKMITISDNTATNMIIDRLGGKAKLNQRFRTWGLQNTIIRNLLGDFKGTNTTSAKDLVRLSALITNDQLLSNSSRSKVLDIMSRVQNRSLLPKGLGKGAVISHKTGTLGIILGDAGIVQMPTGKRYLAGIMVRRPFGDARAKSFIGEVSRLVYGYLEHSRFTQLPK; from the coding sequence ATGAAGCTACGGTTTTTTTTACTCAGTGTAATCAGTATCTTACTTTTATCTTCTCCAGCAAAAGCAGCCCGTTTGGAATCTTGGCGCTTTGATCCCAGTCAGAATCAGCTGAACTTAACTACTGACTCTGGAGTTAAACCTAAAGCTTTTCTAATTAATAACCCAACCCGACTAGTAATTGACTTACCGGGTACTCATTTAAAAAGCGATACAATCCGTCAAAGTTTTAGTTCCGCTGTTCGGGAGATCCGCATTGGCAAAGTTGACTCTAAAACAACCAGGATCGTAGTTGAATTAGCACCTGGTTATACGGTTTCTCCTGACAAATTATTGATTAAAGGTGATTCTTCTTCCCACTGGGTAGTACAATTTTCATCTATTGAGCGTGTAGCCGTTAAGAATTCGCTTGATTCAGTTTCCCATACCAAGTCAACAGAACAACAGACTCCTGTCTTGATTGGTGACAATTTAACCTTTGCTGGAGTTGTTTCTTTAGGTAAGGAAATATCACAGCTAAATTCTCAAGTAAAGGCTTTAATGACTCGTTACAGCTACCTCCAGCCAGGAATGTTTTTTTTGGATTTAGAAACAGGTAATTATTTAGACATCAATGGAGAGAAAATATTTCCGGCAGCTAGCACAATTAAGTTTCCCATTTTGATTGCTTTGTTTCAGGAAATAGACGCTGGCAGAGTTAAACTGAACGACACCTTAGTTATGCGGCGCGACTTGATGACAGGAGGTTCAGGAACAATGCGTTATAAACGTCCAGGAAGCAAGTTTAGTCTTTTGGAAACTGCAACTAAAATGATTACCATCAGCGACAATACCGCTACCAATATGATTATTGATCGCTTGGGTGGTAAAGCTAAATTAAATCAGCGTTTCCGTACTTGGGGATTGCAAAATACTATCATCCGCAATTTACTCGGTGACTTTAAAGGAACCAACACAACTAGTGCTAAAGATTTAGTGCGTTTGTCGGCATTAATTACTAATGATCAGTTGCTGAGTAATAGCAGTCGCTCTAAAGTTTTGGATATCATGAGTCGTGTTCAGAACAGAAGTTTATTGCCAAAGGGTCTTGGCAAAGGAGCGGTAATTTCTCATAAAACAGGAACTCTTGGTATAATTCTCGGAGATGCGGGTATTGTTCAGATGCCAACAGGTAAACGTTATCTAGCAGGAATTATGGTACGAAGGCCTTTTGGTGATGCAAGAGCCAAGTCTTTTATTGGCGAAGTTTCCCGCTTAGTTTACGGGTATTTAGAGCATTCAAGGTTCACTCAACTACCCAAGTGA
- a CDS encoding thioesterase family protein: MMSDRSLHRPLEIELVIPVRTYDIDFVGIVHNSVYIRWLEDLRIKLLDEHLPLAQPLKAGCCPIIAGTEIEYKRPIKLFDQVIGRLWLSNLGKMKWTVKAEILSNHELAAIAMQKGAFINLQNGRLIPIPEELQKKYCEYQ; this comes from the coding sequence ATGATGAGCGATCGCAGTTTACACAGACCATTAGAAATAGAACTTGTAATCCCTGTACGAACATACGACATTGATTTTGTTGGTATTGTTCACAATAGTGTCTACATTCGATGGTTAGAAGACTTACGCATAAAACTTTTAGATGAACATTTACCACTTGCTCAACCTTTAAAAGCAGGATGCTGTCCCATAATTGCCGGAACAGAAATTGAATATAAACGTCCAATCAAACTATTTGATCAAGTTATTGGACGCTTGTGGTTGAGTAATTTAGGCAAGATGAAATGGACTGTGAAAGCAGAAATTTTATCCAATCACGAATTGGCAGCAATAGCAATGCAAAAGGGTGCTTTTATTAATTTGCAAAACGGTCGTCTCATTCCAATTCCAGAAGAATTACAGAAGAAATATTGTGAATATCAATAA
- a CDS encoding cation:proton antiporter, translating to MLESIVWILLAGFFVGQITRRLKAPALVGMVLVGIILGPQVTDTISPDVLAASAPLRAIAVMIILMKAGLGLDREKLLQQGTVALRLGFLPAACEAVFIALAAMWIFKFDFPTGLLLGCIIGAESPAVIVPAMLRLKSLGWGVTKGIPDAILTGSALSDVLLLLVFNLLLSFLAQEADGGVTLPFGITLSAIQLLPLQIICQILIGVILGLVTARLLVVLLAKQNWTQNSVQDTLVTANFALLLVVLAEKFPFFSGYLAVMATGFFLIELDPPLARRLRSGFDSLWIVAEIFLFVLLGASIQLQVLEQTLLPGLLIIVVGTLMGRALGWYLSTLGSNWNWRERLFLLPGNSAKATVQAAIGAIPLAQGIQGGETILAIAALSILVTAPLGAWAIPTFAPKLLERGEVDPTKVAIARRIVILAAVDTSPLASQVLIKAADLARRSDAEVIVLHIIRTNDPHAVEYLREKAQRLLADIRHKFIAITGSIPEEIIRVAQDYEVTDIVIGKRGHQPWDEVLVGSVSQAVLEISPVPVILVEDERISVRDSK from the coding sequence ATGTTAGAAAGCATTGTTTGGATTTTACTTGCAGGTTTTTTTGTCGGACAAATAACTCGACGGTTGAAAGCACCCGCACTTGTTGGCATGGTTTTGGTTGGAATTATACTGGGGCCACAAGTCACTGATACAATAAGCCCTGATGTACTGGCAGCATCAGCTCCATTGCGAGCGATCGCTGTGATGATCATCTTGATGAAGGCTGGATTAGGGTTAGATAGAGAAAAACTCTTACAGCAAGGAACAGTAGCACTGCGATTAGGATTTTTACCTGCGGCGTGCGAAGCTGTATTTATTGCCCTGGCTGCCATGTGGATTTTCAAGTTCGACTTTCCAACTGGATTGCTACTGGGTTGTATTATTGGGGCAGAGTCACCTGCGGTAATCGTGCCAGCAATGCTGCGATTAAAAAGCTTGGGTTGGGGAGTTACTAAGGGGATTCCTGATGCAATTCTTACCGGCAGCGCTTTGTCAGATGTATTGCTACTGTTGGTATTTAACTTATTGTTGAGCTTTCTAGCACAAGAAGCAGATGGAGGAGTCACATTACCTTTTGGCATTACTTTGAGTGCAATTCAACTCCTTCCCCTGCAAATAATTTGCCAAATTCTGATAGGAGTCATTCTCGGTTTGGTAACAGCACGGCTATTGGTAGTATTGCTAGCAAAGCAGAACTGGACTCAAAATTCAGTACAAGATACTCTTGTAACAGCAAATTTTGCCTTGTTACTGGTAGTTTTAGCCGAAAAATTTCCTTTTTTCTCTGGCTACCTAGCAGTAATGGCAACAGGGTTTTTCTTGATTGAACTCGATCCTCCTTTAGCACGGCGCTTACGTTCAGGTTTTGATAGCTTGTGGATTGTAGCAGAGATTTTTTTGTTTGTGCTTTTAGGTGCAAGCATTCAACTACAAGTTTTAGAACAAACTTTACTTCCAGGATTGCTGATTATAGTAGTTGGGACATTGATGGGACGTGCTCTAGGATGGTATTTATCTACCTTAGGCAGCAACTGGAACTGGCGAGAGCGGTTATTTTTACTACCAGGCAACTCTGCAAAAGCTACCGTTCAAGCGGCAATTGGTGCAATTCCCTTAGCACAGGGAATTCAGGGCGGAGAGACAATTCTGGCAATTGCAGCCTTATCGATTCTGGTGACTGCGCCTTTGGGAGCCTGGGCTATTCCTACCTTTGCACCAAAACTGCTAGAGCGGGGTGAAGTCGATCCAACTAAGGTAGCGATCGCTCGTCGTATTGTCATACTGGCTGCTGTTGATACCTCCCCTCTAGCTAGTCAAGTATTGATTAAAGCCGCCGATCTTGCCCGTCGTAGTGATGCCGAAGTGATTGTATTACATATTATTCGCACCAACGATCCTCACGCAGTAGAATATCTGCGAGAAAAAGCTCAACGACTTTTAGCAGACATTCGCCATAAATTTATTGCTATTACAGGCTCAATTCCAGAGGAAATTATCCGTGTGGCTCAAGACTATGAAGTTACTGATATTGTCATTGGTAAGCGAGGGCATCAGCCTTGGGATGAGGTGCTGGTGGGTTCTGTATCCCAGGCAGTACTGGAAATAAGCCCCGTTCCCGTCATTTTAGTTGAAGATGAGCGCATATCTGTTCGAGATAGTAAATAA
- a CDS encoding glutathione S-transferase N-terminal domain-containing protein, with amino-acid sequence MNQTIDSSTKSFRLITISVSHYCEKARWVLDKLKFPYVEERHTPPFHLLATGRVGGKTTPVLVTKSDVFTDSTTILKYLNSIAHANTKLYPTDSILCKQVEELEDLFDEQLGPATRRWGYFHVMNNYKFMQKRWCEGVPFYERILFPLVYPITSSIARQKMNITPEATVQAYETISRIFAKVNELLADGRTFLVGNNFSAADLTFALAPLCRGTLSPVASSRQSRPTRWLTTATPNET; translated from the coding sequence ATGAATCAGACTATCGATAGTTCAACAAAATCATTTCGTTTAATTACGATTTCCGTCAGTCATTATTGTGAAAAAGCACGCTGGGTACTTGACAAACTGAAATTCCCTTACGTGGAAGAGAGACATACGCCACCGTTTCATCTGTTGGCAACAGGTAGAGTTGGCGGAAAAACAACTCCAGTTCTAGTAACAAAATCGGATGTTTTTACTGACTCAACTACTATTTTAAAATATCTGAATTCTATTGCTCATGCCAATACCAAGCTTTATCCCACAGACTCAATTTTGTGTAAACAAGTAGAAGAATTGGAAGATTTATTTGATGAGCAGCTTGGCCCCGCTACACGACGCTGGGGCTATTTTCATGTTATGAATAACTATAAATTTATGCAAAAAAGATGGTGTGAGGGTGTTCCTTTTTATGAACGAATATTATTCCCGCTAGTTTATCCCATAACTAGCTCGATAGCTCGTCAAAAAATGAATATAACTCCAGAAGCTACTGTCCAAGCCTACGAAACAATTAGTAGAATTTTTGCAAAAGTTAATGAACTGTTGGCTGATGGACGCACCTTTTTAGTTGGAAATAATTTTTCGGCAGCCGATCTCACCTTCGCACTGGCTCCTTTATGCCGGGGAACCCTTTCGCCAGTCGCTTCAAGTCGGCAAAGCCGCCCAACGCGCTGGCTCACCACCGCAACACCCAATGAAACCTAG
- a CDS encoding SDR family oxidoreductase, giving the protein MSDFRNQVALVTGASRGIGASIVRMLAEGGADVVINYRSKSHRALEVANVVRANGCQALLAQADMTNESEMRQMMNLVEKQFGKVNLLILNASGGMEKDKAADYAMQLNLTAQLRAVDMFLPLMPAGGRIVFVTSHLAHFYNQKPVYPIYETVAKSKKAGEEALRAQIPQLATKGIKLVVVSGDLIEGTITPKLMQRQDPKLIESRRESAGCLPNVEDFARAIVNAARDRKLESGATIFVGSTEW; this is encoded by the coding sequence TGCAAGTATTGTCCGGATGTTAGCTGAGGGTGGAGCCGATGTAGTAATTAACTACCGCAGCAAAAGTCATCGTGCTCTTGAAGTAGCCAATGTTGTTCGTGCTAATGGTTGCCAAGCCCTCCTTGCTCAAGCAGACATGACTAACGAGAGCGAAATGAGGCAGATGATGAATTTAGTAGAAAAGCAATTTGGTAAAGTGAACCTCCTCATTCTCAACGCTAGCGGTGGAATGGAGAAAGATAAAGCTGCTGACTATGCTATGCAGCTCAACTTGACTGCCCAGTTGCGTGCTGTTGATATGTTTTTACCACTCATGCCAGCAGGTGGACGTATTGTTTTCGTCACCAGCCACTTAGCTCATTTTTATAATCAAAAGCCTGTCTATCCAATTTATGAAACAGTAGCAAAGAGTAAAAAAGCAGGTGAGGAAGCTTTGCGTGCGCAAATACCACAACTGGCAACCAAAGGAATAAAGTTAGTTGTAGTTAGTGGTGATTTGATTGAGGGTACTATTACCCCGAAACTAATGCAGCGCCAAGATCCAAAGCTGATAGAGTCTCGTCGCGAATCCGCAGGTTGTCTACCCAATGTTGAAGATTTTGCCCGTGCAATTGTCAATGCTGCCCGCGATCGCAAGTTAGAGAGTGGGGCTACCATTTTCGTGGGAAGTACTGAGTGGTAA
- a CDS encoding ATP-dependent 6-phosphofructokinase, protein MGECKRIGILTSGGDCSGLNAVIRAVVHCACGKGWEVLGIRQATLGLMARPPQFTKLEIDQVDPLLTSGGTMLGTTNKGDPFAFPMTDGSVCDRSEEIIAGYHQLGLDALIGIGGDGSLAILRRLAQQGGINLVAIPKTIDNDIGITEHAIGFDTAVNIATEALDRLHFTAASHSRVIILEVMGRDAGHIAIAAGIAGGADVILIPEIPYRIDHICEKIKERQDKGKNYCLIIVSEAVRTQEGETVTMTNRLGQSRYGGISQYLADQISDCIGAETRVTVLGHIQRGGTASPLDRLVAAAFGVAAVNLIEKGKYDYMVTWQNRQVMTVPIAEAIAQYRAVNPEDTLVKTARGLGIYLGDLQ, encoded by the coding sequence ATGGGAGAATGTAAGCGAATAGGCATTCTTACTAGTGGAGGAGATTGCTCTGGTTTGAATGCGGTAATCAGAGCCGTAGTCCACTGTGCTTGTGGAAAAGGTTGGGAAGTACTAGGAATTCGTCAAGCAACTTTGGGCTTAATGGCACGCCCACCGCAATTCACAAAACTAGAAATCGACCAAGTAGATCCGCTATTAACTTCTGGTGGGACAATGTTAGGAACCACCAATAAAGGCGATCCTTTTGCTTTTCCTATGACTGATGGTAGTGTATGCGATCGCTCCGAAGAAATTATTGCAGGTTACCATCAACTAGGTTTAGATGCTTTGATTGGAATTGGTGGTGATGGTAGCTTGGCTATTCTCCGTCGCTTGGCACAACAAGGCGGCATTAATTTAGTGGCTATTCCCAAAACCATTGATAACGATATTGGCATTACCGAACACGCGATCGGTTTTGATACGGCAGTTAATATAGCCACAGAAGCACTTGATCGCTTACATTTTACTGCTGCTTCTCACAGTCGAGTCATCATTTTAGAAGTGATGGGGCGTGATGCAGGACACATTGCCATTGCTGCGGGAATTGCTGGAGGAGCAGATGTGATTTTAATTCCAGAAATTCCCTACAGGATTGACCACATTTGCGAGAAAATTAAAGAGCGACAAGACAAAGGCAAAAACTATTGTTTAATCATAGTTTCCGAGGCTGTTCGTACTCAAGAAGGCGAAACTGTCACAATGACAAATCGCTTAGGACAATCCCGATATGGTGGTATTAGTCAATACCTAGCAGATCAAATTAGTGATTGTATTGGCGCAGAAACGCGAGTTACAGTGTTAGGACACATCCAAAGGGGGGGAACAGCTTCACCACTAGATCGGTTAGTGGCAGCTGCTTTTGGTGTAGCGGCAGTAAATCTCATAGAAAAAGGTAAATATGACTACATGGTTACCTGGCAAAATCGCCAGGTGATGACTGTACCCATTGCTGAAGCGATCGCTCAGTACAGAGCTGTCAATCCAGAGGATACTTTAGTGAAAACTGCCCGTGGTTTGGGTATTTATTTGGGAGATTTGCAGTAA